In the genome of Cynocephalus volans isolate mCynVol1 chromosome 15, mCynVol1.pri, whole genome shotgun sequence, one region contains:
- the MSC gene encoding musculin: MSTGSVSDSEEMELRGLQRGYTIPAPKRPPLRGAECSCASPSDNSSAEEEDPDGEEERCALGAAGGGGAGNCKRKRPRVAGGGGAGGGAGGGGKKPLPSKGSAAECKQLQRNAANARERARMRVLSKAFSRLKTSLPWVPPDTKLSKLDTLRLASSYIAHLRQLLQEDRYENGYVHPVNLTWPFVVSGRPDSDTKEVSAASRLCGTTA, translated from the exons ATGTCCACCGGCTCGGTGAGCGACTCCGAGGAGATGGAGCTGCGGGGGCTGCAGCGGGGGTACACGATCCCCGCCCCCAAGAGGCCGCCCCTCCGCGGCGCCGAGTGCAGCTGCGCCTCGCCCAGTGACAACTCGTCGGCAGAGGAGGAGGACCCCGACGGCGAGGAGGAGCGCTGCGCGCTGGGCGcagccggcggcggcggcgctggAAACTGCAAGAGGAAGCGGCCCCGTGTGGCTGGGGGCGGCGGCGCAGGTGGCGGCGCAGGCGGCGGTGGCAAGAAGCCCCTCCCGTCCAAGGGCTCGGCCGCCGAGTGCAAGCAGTTGCAGCGGAACGCGGCCAACGCCCGCGAGCGCGCCCGGATGCGCGTGCTCAGCAAAGCCTTCTCCCGCCTCAAGACCAGCCTGCCCTGGGTGCCCCCCGACACCAAGCTCTCCAAGCTGGACACGCTCCGGCTGGCTTCCAGTTACATTGCGCACCTGCGGCAGCTGCTGCAGGAGGACCGCTACGAGAACGGCTACGTGCACCCGGTGAACCTG ACGTGGCCATTCGTGGTCTCGGGACGACCCGACTCTGACACCAAAGAAGTTTCCGCAGCCAGCAGACTATGTGGAACCACCGCTTAG